A window of Panulirus ornatus isolate Po-2019 chromosome 27, ASM3632096v1, whole genome shotgun sequence contains these coding sequences:
- the LOC139757517 gene encoding facilitated trehalose transporter Tret1-2 homolog isoform X2 codes for MFLGVSVSHIAQLGMVLAWPNALASDLVDDNTTIFASQLHFPDWQLDMMGSLVFLGSLPGYITAGWLVRNLGRRRSLVLSTFPGFLGWILIALAYNTNMIIGGRFFTGMAMALATVSCRTYLVEIADTEIRGTAGMIASSMLEFGGILTISLGMVLPWYSLAFLVVALLLFYCLVIMPFLPESPTYLAVQNRSEEALQVLLQLRGRHVNLDEELSLLKQQNDRVEVQGWSALLKPFILKRMVVCIGILCISNFCGTEVIRANATRMLQASGLAFNRDVSTIMTFVLSLCGNLTMMVTIDRLGRRRCLVLSLSLLTVVYTALGVILHFTETPALDQAILKQVGPPVLGTDGSPIIYQRWSVAEWLRLVCLLLAPLGISLGAGPIPWVVSPEFFPTTIRSQAMSVCSIAGCIMAFVPLQLYSAMQATLTQAGLYWTYATVSGLGILFTMTCVPETSGRKIW; via the exons ATGTTCCTGGGGGTATCGGTGAGCCACATCGCTCAGCTGGGCATGGTCCTAGCCTGGCCTAACGCCCTGGCCTCGGATCTCGTAGACGACAACACCACAATCTTCGCCTCGCAGCTCCACTTCCCAGACTGGCAGCTGGACATGATGG GGAGCCTGGTCTTCCTGGGGTCGCTGCCGGGGTACATAACCGCTGGATGGCTGGTTAGGAACCTGGGTCGACGGAGATCCCTGGTGCTGTCCACGTTTCCAGGGTTCCTGGGCTGGATTCTCATCGCCCTCGCCTACAACACCAACATGATCATCGGCGGAAG GTTCTTCACGGGCATGGCAATGGCCCTGGCCACTGTCTCCTGCCGGACCTACCTGGTGGAGATCGCGGACACGGAGATCCGTGGCACAGCCGGCATGATCGCCTCCTCCATGCTCGAGTTTGGGGGAATCCTTACCATCAGCTTGGGCATGGTATTACCCTGGTACTCGCTGGCCTTCCTGGTCgtcgccctcctcctcttctactgcCTCGTCATCATGCCCTTCCTGCCGGAGAGTCCCACCTACCTCGCCGTCCAGAACAGGTCGGAGGAGGCGCTCCAAGTCCTCCTGCAGCTCAGGGGCCGCCACGTGAACCTGGACGAGGAGCTGAGCCTCCTGAAGCAGCAGAACGACCGCGTCGAAGTCCAAGGCTGGAGCGCCCTCCTCAAACCCTTCATCCTGAAGAGGATGGTGGTGTGCATCGGCATCCTCTGCATCTCCAACTTCTGCGGCACCGAAGTCATACGCGCCAACGCCACCAGGATGCTCCAGGCCTCGGGCCTGGCCTTCAACCGGGACGTGAGCACGATCATGACCTTCGTCCTCTCCCTCTGCGGTAACCTGACGATGATGGTGACCATCGATCGCCTAGGGCGCCGCCGGTGCCTGGTGCTCTCCTTGTCCTTGCTGACCGTGGTATACACGGCGCTGGGCGTCATCCTGCACTTCACCGAAACCCCGGCTCTCGACCAGGCGATCCTGAAGCAGGTGGGCCCTCCCGTCCTGGGCACCGACGGATCTCCAATCATCTACCAGAG GTGGAGTGTGGCGGAGTGGCTCCGCCTGGTGTGTCTCCTCCTGGCCCCGCTGGGCATCAGTCTAGGGGCGGGGCCCATACCCTGGGTCGTCTCCCCCGAgttcttccccaccaccatcaggtcCCAG gccATGAGCGTCTGCAGCATCGCGGGATGTATCATGGCCTTCGTGCCCTTGCAGCTCTACAGTGCTATGCAGGCCACCTTGACGCAGGCCGGCCTGTACTGGACCTACGCGACCGTGTCTGGCCTCGGTATACTCTTCACCATGACCTGTGTGCCTGAGACGAGCGGCAGGAAGATATGGTGA
- the LOC139757517 gene encoding trehalose transporter 1-like protein isoform X1 — protein MFLGVSVSHIAQLGMVLAWPNALASDLVDDNTTIFASQLHFPDWQLDMMGSLVFLGSLPGYITAGWLVRNLGRRRSLVLSTFPGFLGWILIALAYNTNMIIGGRFFTGMAMALATVSCRTYLVEIADTEIRGTAGMIASSMLEFGGILTISLGMVLPWYSLAFLVVALLLFYCLVIMPFLPESPTYLAVQNRSEEALQVLLQLRGRHVNLDEELSLLKQQNDRVEVQGWSALLKPFILKRMVVCIGILCISNFCGTEVIRANATRMLQASGLAFNRDVSTIMTFVLSLCGNLTMMVTIDRLGRRRCLVLSLSLLTVVYTALGVILHFTETPALDQAILKQVGPPVLGTDGSPIIYQRWSVAEWLRLVCLLLAPLGISLGAGPIPWVVSPEFFPTTIRSQVSTEHPRGPPGQVGLHTHTRVPQVQGLHTHTHTHTHTHQCPPGQGLHTHTHTHTHTHTCPPGQGLHTRQGPPGQVLHTHTPGSPRSSGAHTYLHHPYNA, from the exons ATGTTCCTGGGGGTATCGGTGAGCCACATCGCTCAGCTGGGCATGGTCCTAGCCTGGCCTAACGCCCTGGCCTCGGATCTCGTAGACGACAACACCACAATCTTCGCCTCGCAGCTCCACTTCCCAGACTGGCAGCTGGACATGATGG GGAGCCTGGTCTTCCTGGGGTCGCTGCCGGGGTACATAACCGCTGGATGGCTGGTTAGGAACCTGGGTCGACGGAGATCCCTGGTGCTGTCCACGTTTCCAGGGTTCCTGGGCTGGATTCTCATCGCCCTCGCCTACAACACCAACATGATCATCGGCGGAAG GTTCTTCACGGGCATGGCAATGGCCCTGGCCACTGTCTCCTGCCGGACCTACCTGGTGGAGATCGCGGACACGGAGATCCGTGGCACAGCCGGCATGATCGCCTCCTCCATGCTCGAGTTTGGGGGAATCCTTACCATCAGCTTGGGCATGGTATTACCCTGGTACTCGCTGGCCTTCCTGGTCgtcgccctcctcctcttctactgcCTCGTCATCATGCCCTTCCTGCCGGAGAGTCCCACCTACCTCGCCGTCCAGAACAGGTCGGAGGAGGCGCTCCAAGTCCTCCTGCAGCTCAGGGGCCGCCACGTGAACCTGGACGAGGAGCTGAGCCTCCTGAAGCAGCAGAACGACCGCGTCGAAGTCCAAGGCTGGAGCGCCCTCCTCAAACCCTTCATCCTGAAGAGGATGGTGGTGTGCATCGGCATCCTCTGCATCTCCAACTTCTGCGGCACCGAAGTCATACGCGCCAACGCCACCAGGATGCTCCAGGCCTCGGGCCTGGCCTTCAACCGGGACGTGAGCACGATCATGACCTTCGTCCTCTCCCTCTGCGGTAACCTGACGATGATGGTGACCATCGATCGCCTAGGGCGCCGCCGGTGCCTGGTGCTCTCCTTGTCCTTGCTGACCGTGGTATACACGGCGCTGGGCGTCATCCTGCACTTCACCGAAACCCCGGCTCTCGACCAGGCGATCCTGAAGCAGGTGGGCCCTCCCGTCCTGGGCACCGACGGATCTCCAATCATCTACCAGAG GTGGAGTGTGGCGGAGTGGCTCCGCCTGGTGTGTCTCCTCCTGGCCCCGCTGGGCATCAGTCTAGGGGCGGGGCCCATACCCTGGGTCGTCTCCCCCGAgttcttccccaccaccatcaggtcCCAGGTCAGTACTGAGCACCCCAGGGGTCCCCCAGGTCAAGtggggctgcacacacacaccagggtcccCCAGGTTCaagggctgcacacacacacacacacacacacacacacacaccagtgtcccCCAGGTCaagggctgcacacacacacacacacacacacacacacacacacgtgtcccccAGGTCAAGGGCTGCACACACGCCAGGGTCCCCCAGGtcaagtgctacacacacacacaccaggctcccCCAGGTCAAGTGGTGCACacacctacctccaccacccgTACAACGCATGA